GCTTCGGTTCGCTGGCCGGCCTCCTCATGGTTGTAGCAGCCACGACCGGCGCACTGCGCAGCGCCCTGGCCGGCAACATCCGCATTGCGGGCCGCTGGCGGCCGCTGCACATGCTGGCCTACCCGGCCTGGTGCTCGGCGCTGGTGCACGGTCTGTACACCGGCCGGCCCGCCGCGACCTGGGTGATGGTGATGTACTGCCTCGCGCTCACCGGGGTCGCCGCCGCCGTGTGCGTACGGCTGATGCCGCGTCCGGTGCAGCGCCGCATCGCCAACAAGATCATGTACCTCCTCGGCCGCAGCGGCGACGGTCCCGCGACGGACGAGCAGCTGCGTCGCGACCTCGGAACCTCCCCCCTCCCGGGTGCCACGGGTGTGACCGCGCCGGCCGGCCTGAACGACATGAACGGCCGCAGCGGCATGAACGGCATTCCGCAGCAGCGCGCGTACGAGCAGGAGTTCCAGCGCCCGTCGTCCCTCGGCCAGGCGCGCGCCCAGCCCCGACGGCTCGCGGCCCCCTCGCCGCAGCTGTACGAGGTGCCGATGCCGCCGGCCCCCGAGCCGACGATGAGCAGCGGCACCGGTCCGGGCCCCGGAATATCCGCCGCCTATCGCGCGGTCTCCCTCGCCGCCGAGACGGCCCCGCTCGCCGAGCGCGTACCGATGACCGAGGAGATACCCGTCGTGTCGGAGTCGGGGCCCGCACCGGGCGGCCTGTGGCCGACTCCTTCGCCGCCGCCGCCCGCGCAGGCCGTCCCTTCCGCGCCCGCCGTGCCCGCCGTGCCCCCGGCCTACGAGCCCCCTCCCGCTTACGAGCCCACACCTTCGTACGACGCTCCTTCCTCGTACGACACCCCTTCCTCGTACGACGCCCCTCCCTCCTTCAACACCTCTCCCACGTACGACACACCTCCCCCTTACGACCCCTTGTCCCCGCACGATCCCCGACCGCCCCGACCTCCCCGTACGAAACCGGCAGCGCCGCCACGTACGAGGACACAGCGCCGATGCCCGGACCGCTCTTCCCGCCCCCGGCCGGGGAACCCTGGCACGCACCCGCAGGAGACCGACCGTGAACACCCCTCTCCCCGATGTCCCCGAGGTCCGCGTCGTCGGCCTTCCCCAGCTGACGCAGGGTTTCGACCTTGTCGAGCGCCTCGACCTCCCCATGCATCTCAAGGTGCACGGCCCTCTTGAACCCATGAGCGGCGAGCGGCTCGCGCAGCTCGCCGACGACATAACCCTGCGCGGCCGTGGTGGTGCCGGCTTCCCTTTCGGGCAGAAGCTCCGCGCCGTGGCGAAGTCCGCCATCCGGCGCGGGGTGCGGCCCGTCGTCGTGATCAACGGCAGTGAGGGCGAGCCCGCCTGCCGCAAGGACACCGTTCTGCTCAACCGCGCCCCCCATCTGATCCTGGACGGCGCCCTGATCGCCGCAGAGGCGCTCGGCGCGCGCACCCTGGTCGTCGCGGTCACCCGTAACTCCACGGAGATCTCCATGCGCGCCGCCCTCGCCGAGCGCGGACTCTCCGACCGGCGCGGGCAGCAGCTGCGCGCGCGAGTGGTCCGCACTCCCGAGCGCATGGTCTCCGGCGAGGCCTCCTCCGTCATCCGCGCGGTGAACGGCGGCCCCGCCCTGCCGCCCGGCCGTCGTGAGCGCGCCTCCGACACCGGAGTCGGCGGTGCCCCCACCCTGCTGTCCAACGCGGAGACGTTCGCGCAGCTCGCCATCGGCGCCCGCATCGGCGCCCACCGCTACAGCCACACCGGCCTCGACACCGAGCCGGGCACCGTGATGCTGACGATCTCCGGGGCGGTGGCGCGCCCGATGGTCGTCGAGGTCCCCACGGGTGTACCCCTGCGGTACGTACTGCAGCTGGCGGGTGCCCCGCCGCTCCCCCAGGGCGTGCTGACGGGCGGCTACCACGGCAACTGGATCGACTCGATCGCCGTCCACGAGGCGCTCGTCTCACGCGAGTCCCTGGCCTCCGTGGGCGGCTCGCTGGGCGCCGGCGCGATCCTGCCGATCGGCCCCGAGACCTGCCCGCTGGGCGAGGCGCTGCGGGTGGCCAACTGGCTCGCCGCCGAGACCGCCGGCCAGTGCGGCCCCTGCAAGCTCGGCCTGCCCGCCGCGGCCGGTGGCCTGTCCGACGTGATGAACGGTGGCGGCCCTGCCGCCCTGGAGGCGCTGCGCGAGGTCACCCAGGCCGTGAAGGGCCGGGGCGCGTGCAAGCACCCCGACGGCTCCGCGCGGTTCTTCGCCTCGACCCTGTCCGCCTTCACCGACGACCTCGCCGCCCATGTGCTCGACGGCGGCTGCGGACGCGAGACGGTCGGCGTGCTGCCGCTTCCCAATCCCGGCTACGAAGAGGCGGAGGAGTCGATTCCGAGCGGTGAGAAGCTCGCCGTCGACTGGACGCTCTGCCAGGGCCACGGGCTCTGCGCGGACATCGTCCCCGAGCTGATCCGGCTCGGCCCCGACGGCTACCCGGCGGTGGCCGACGCGACCGTTCCGATGCATCTGCGGGGGCGCTCACAGCGGGCTGTACGCCGCTGTCCCGCGCTGGCGCTCCGTATCGAGCAGGCACCGGCCGAGCGGGCCCCCGCGCCCACCAGCCGCCCAGCTCTGCCCAGCAGCAACCGCAAGGCCCTTGGCAGCGGCCGCGGTTGACGGACACACAAGGAAGCGGGCCATCCGATCCGGATGGCCCGCTTCCTTGTTTCTACCGCTTCTGTGGAGCTAAGGAGAATTGAACTCCTGACCTCCTGCATGCCATGCAGGCGCTCTACCAACTGAGCTATAGCCCCTTGAGTGCGCCACCCAGATCCGGGGTTTCCCCCGCGGCGACGTCGACAACATTAACGCTCCGCCTGGTCCATCACCAAATCGTTTCCGGTCTGTACGGACAAGGCCGGTAACGTCCCTTTTCTCGCTGCCATCATGCTGTGGCGAACGAGTAGAACCGCTTGAGAGTGCAGTGCTCGTCGAGGAGACGGCCGTAGATCGGCTCCCCCTCGAGTTCCCGGTAGGTCTCGATGGGGTCGCCCTTTATGATCAGCGCCCGCGCGCACTCCTCGCACCAGTACTGGTACTCGGGATTGACCGGGTCCATGTCCCGGACGATCGGCGTACCACTGCCGCACCAGTCGCATTTCCGCCTGTGTGCACCCATCACTCAGCTCCAGCTGTGGCCGCAGGCCGTGCACACGTAGGAAACCCCGCCGTTGTCGCCGAGGACTTGGGCGACATGCGCCGATCCGCAGGACGGGCAACTGAGACGAGCACGTACCTCCGCCGTGGCAAGCAGGTCATCGGCCTCCTCGCTACTGCTGGCGGACATCGTGCTCTCCCTCCCGTCCTGGCCGGTGTCCCCTCCGGCCGTCCGATTCTGCCATGGCCACGCAAGAGGGTCAGCGGCGATTCCGTACCAGACCTGCCACCGCGCCCAAGATCGACGCGGCTGCCGGCGCGAGGGCGCTCACCCACTGCGCATCCGCGGACCTCTGGCTCCCGGGAGCTGTCAGCCGATTCAGGAAGAGTGTGCCGAATGCGGCGACGCCGATCACCAGGCCGAGCTGAGTGACGGTCACCAGCAGACCGCCGGCATCGGCCGCGTCCTCCTGCCGCACGGTCGCGCCGTCCTGACGACCAACCCCGCCTCCCGCGAACTTGCGCGCCTGAGGGTCCGCGCGGGTCGGCGAGGTCTGGCGAGCGAGGCCGGGAAAGGCGAAATCCCGCCCTCTAGTGAGGACGGGATCCGGATTGTGGAGCTAAGGAGAATTGAACTCCTGACCTCCTGCATGCCATGCAGGCGCTCTACCAACTGAGCTATAGCCCCGCGTGTTCTTCGCGCTCCGCGCTGCGAACAAGAAGAACTTTAGCCTGCGACCTGCCGGAAAGTGAAATCCGGGGGTGCGGGGCCGGACACCGGCCCGGCCTGGCCGAGGAGTCGCTCAGTCGTCGTCGCCGAGGACCGGTTCCGGCAGCGTGCCGGCGTTGTGCTCAAGGAGCCGCCAGCCGCGAGCGCCCTCGCCGAGCACCGACCAGCAGCAGTTCGTGAGACCGCCGAGCCCCTCCCAGTGGTGGGCCTCCAGACCGAGCAGTCGGCCGATGGTGGTGCGGATCGTGCCGCCGTGGCTGACGACGACGAGCGTGCCGTCGTCGGGCAGCTTCTCGGCGTGGTGGAGCACCACAGGAGCGGCCCGGTCGGCGACCTCGGTCTCCAGCTCGCCGCCGCCGCGGCGCACGGGTTCGCCGCGCTTCCAGGCGGCGTACTGCTCGCCGTACTGCCCGACGATCTCCTCGTGGGTCAGCCCCTGCCAGGCACCGGCGTACGTCTCGCGCAGGGCGGCGTCGTAGGAGATGTCGAGCCCGGTGATCCCGGCCAGCTCGCCGGCCGTGGCCGCTGCCCGCTTGAGGTCCGAGGCGACGATCGCGTCGGGCTTCAGCGAGGCGAGCAGCCGGGCGGCGCGGCGCGCCTGGGCGACGCCGGCCTCGGTCAGGGCAATGTCCGTGGAGCCCTGGAAGCGGCGCTCCAGGTTCCAGGCGGTCTGGCCGTGCCGCCACAGGACGACGCGGCGGCCCCTGCTGCGCTTGCTGGTGTCGCTGCCGTTCAGCTCAGCTCACCTTCCGGGTCGCCGGTGAGCTGCGCGTGCTCCTCGGCCTTGCCGCGGGTCTTCAGTGCGTCCTCGGGGAGAGGCAGCTCGGGGCAGTCCTTCCACAGCCGCTCCAGGGCGTAGAAGACACGCTCCTCGCTGTGCTGGACGTGCACGACGATGTCGATGTAGTCGAGCAGGATCCAGCGGGCGTCGCGGTCGCCCTCGCGGCGCACCGGCTTGGCGCCGAGCTCCTTGTTGAGCCGCTCCTCGATCTCGTCGACGATCGACTTGACCTGGCGGTCGTTGGGCGCGGAGGCGAGCAGGAATGCGTCGGTGATCGACAGCACATCACTGACGTCGTACGCGATGATGTCGTGCGCGAGCCGGTCGGCGGCCGCCTGAGCGGCGGCGTTGACGAGCTCGATGGAGCGATCCGTGGCGGTCACAAGCAGGCTTTCGTCGGCGGTCAAGAACCCTTCAAGGGTCTCACGGACCGCCGACAGCCCTTGCCGCGATTATTTCGGCCCCCTACGGCCGGCCCTGATCGCCGAATCCGGTGCCGATCCTGGTTGCCGTTCCTCGTCGTCCGATCCTCGTCGTCCGATCCTCGTCGTCGATCCTGCGGCAGTCGATCCTGCCGCCGACGATCACTCGGCCTTCACTCGGCCTTGTAGTCCTTGCCGAGGACGACCGACACATCGGCGTTGGTGACCGCCTTGCCCTGCTTGACCGCGCTCGCCGGCAGGCCCAGGGTCTTGGCGACCTCCACCGCCTTCGCCTTCTGCGTCTCGCTTCCGTAGGTGACCTGCGAGGACGACGTGGTGTCGGCGGTCTTGCCGCCGTCGAGGACGGTGTAGCCGCCGTTGACCAGGTCGATCCGGGCGGCCTCCGTGGCGCCCGTGTTCCCGGACGCGTTCCTGACGCCCACACGGACGGCCGCGTCCTTCTCCGGTGCGGAGACCGTGCCGCCCAGGACGTCCTTGACGACGCTGTTGGCGGTCTGCTCGGTGAGAGTGCCGTCCTGCTGGACGGGCAGCACCGCCGTCTTGTAGTCGCCGCCCTTGGCGTGCGCGGCGAGCTTCGCCAGCGTGGCGCCGAGGTCGCTCTCGCGCAGCGACGGGTCGAGGATCTGCGCCAGCGTCTCGATGGTGACGGTCGCCGCCTTCGGGTCGTCCGGCAGCTTGCGCAGCACACCCTGCATGACCTGGCCGAAGCGCTGCAGCTGCTTCGCCTCGGCCTCGCCCGGCCCGAGGTAGGTGGCGTACGCGACAGCAGCCCGCCCGTTCAGCGTCTGGTTCTCACCCTTCTTCACCAGCGGCGCCTCGCCCTTCTTCGCGCCGGGCACGTCGGTGTCGGTGGTCAGGTCGATATTGCCGACCAGCTCGACCAGGTTCTCCAGATACGGGGTGTCGAGCCGCCAGGTGCCGGTGATCTTGGCACCGAGGAGGCTGCCGACGGCCTCCCGGGTGCCCGTCGAGCCGTCGTCCTCGACGGACTTGGCGAGGGTGGTGGCGGTGCCGTCGTCGTTGGCGACGGAGAGCGAGTTGGGGAGCAGGACGGTAGTGCCCTGCTTGGTGGTGACGTTGTTGACGAGGAGCGCCGTGGAGGTGCCCTTTTTCTTGGTGTTGTGCAGATGCACCACGATCACGTCCCGCTTCTGCGGTCCGGTCGCCGTGGTGTTCTTCTTGTCCGTGTCCGCGAGGCCGGGCAGCTTGCCCGCGTACCAGAGGTAGCCGACGCCGCCCACGACGGCCAGCGCCAGCACGACGACGAGCGCGACGAGGCGGTTGCGGCCACGCCGCCTGGCCCCCTCGCGCCGCTCGGAGCGGCTCTCGGTGAACTTCAGCCAGTCGATGACGTCTTCGGAATCCTCGTCGGGCTCCTCGATGAAGGTGAACTGCTCGGTCCGGTAGTCGCGGTCGGGCGCGGGCCGGCGCTGCTCGGGCACGCCAGGCTCGGGCGCCTGTGCCTGCGGCCGCACCTGTGGCCGGGGCTGCGTCTGCGGCTCGGCGGGGGCCTGCTGCTGCGGGATGTTCCACTGCTGGGTGGTGTCCACGGCCGCGGGCTGCTGGCCCGTGTCGTAGCCGTAGCCGCCGTTGCCGTACCCCTGGGACTGCGTCTGCCGGCCGTACGGGTCGTACTGCTGAGGCTGCTCGGACTGCGGCTGCTGCTGCTGCGCGTACGGGTCGTACCCGTATCCCTGTCCCTGGCTCTGCCCCTGCTCGGGAGACTGCGATTGCTGAGGGTACTGGGGCTGCTGCTGCGCGTAAGGGTCGTACTGCTGGGGCTGCTGATACACCGGCTGCCCGTACTCGTCGTAGCCGATGATCTGCGGCTGCTGGTAGTACGGGTCGTACGGATTCTGCTGGTCGTTCACCGGTGCCCCTCTCCGTGGCTCACTCGCCGCGGTACAACTGGCGCTTGTCGATGTAGCGCACCACACCGTCCGGCACCAGGTACCAGACCGGATCGCCGCTCGCGACCCTGGCCCGGCAGTCGGTCGACGAGATGGCCAGCGCCGGAACCTCCACCAGGGAGACCCCGCCCTCTGGCAGCCCGTCGTCCGTCAGGTCGTGACCCGGCCGGGTCACACCGATGAAGTGGGCGAGCGCGAACAGCTCTTCGGCGTCCCGCCAGCCGAGGATCTGGGAGAGCGCGTCGGCTCCCGTGATGAAGAAAAGATCCGCGTCGTCGTTGAGGGAGCGCAAGTCCCGCAGCGTATCGATCGTGTAAGTCGCCCCGCCGCGGTCGATGTCGATGCGGCTCACCGAGAACTGCGGGTTGGACGCCGTGGCGATGACCGTCATCAGATAGCGGTCCTCGGCCGGAGACACCGCCTTCTGGCTCTTCTGCCACGGCTGCCCGGTCGGTACGAACACCACCTCGTCCAGGTGGAACAGGGCGGCCACCTCGCTGGCGGCCACCAGGTGTCCGTGGTGGATCGGGTCGAACGTCCCGCCCATCACGCCGATTCGGCGCTTGCCCGAACCGGAACCGGTAGGCACTTCCTGCTCTCCCATGCGTGCAGAGCCTACTGGCACGATGTCACGGCCCCGAATCAGCGGTCGCGGTTGAATCGAGTGGTGATCCACAGCAGCAGGAGCAGCGCGAAGAGGGCGCCGCCGCCCGTGAGGTAGGGGCTGAGGCTTTCGTGGTTGCCACCGTGCTCGGCGCCCTCGGCGAGAGTGACCAGGTTGGCGGCGGTGCTGGCGATGCTCATCTTCAGCGGGACCTATCGATCGGGAGTCCGGGACCGGAGCTCGGGAATCGGAGCGAAGAGACTTCGCGCACATCGTATGCGGGCCGTCCGGGCACGCTCACGCCGACTCAGTCGTTGTGGTTGTCGTCGCCGCCGTTTTCGCGGTAGCCGCGCAGCAGGAACCAGGCGAGCAATGCCGCTCCGACGATCGAGACGATCAGCAGGATGCGCAGCGTATTGCCCGGTCCTGTTGCTCGGATGCGGCGGCGAGCAGTGCGGCGGAATCCGGCATGTCGGGTCTACTCCTCAGTTATCCACAGCCCCCGCCGCACCGTAGCCCCAGCACCTACGCTGGGGTCCGTCAGGGGGACGAGCACGGACTCGCGCCAACAGGGGGCATGATGACCGAAAGCAATCACGAGAACGTTCCGAGCAGGCAGCGCAAGCGCTTCCCGGGCATCTCATCACGGGCGTACGAACATCCCGCGGACCGCTCCGCGCTGGTCGCCCTGCGCAAGCTCAGCGGCTTCGACACCGTCTTCAAGGCACTGAGCGGGCTGCTGCCCGAGCGCAGCCTGCGGCTGCTCTTCCTCTCCGACTCGGTGCGCGTGAGCGACGCCCAGTTCGCGCATCTGAACACCATGCTGAGGGACGCCTGTTACATCCTGGACCTGGAGAAGGTCCCGGCCATGTACGTCACGCAGGACCCGCGGCCCAACGCCATGTGTATCGGCCTGGACGAGCCGCTCATCGTGCTCACGACCGGGCTGGTGGAGCTGCTCGATGAGGAGGAGATGCGGGCGGTCGTCGGGCACGAAGTGGGCCATGCTCTCTCCGGCCACTCCGTCTACCGCACGGTCCTGCTCTTCCTCACCAGCCTGGCGCTGAAGATCGCCTGGATCCCCCTCGGCAACGTCGCGATCATGGCGATCGTCACCGCGCTTCGCGAGTGGTTCCGCAAGTCGGAGCTCTCGGCGGACCGGGCGGGGCTGCTGGTCGGCCAGGACCTGCAGGCGTCGATGCGCGGTCTGATGAAGATCGCCGGTGGCAACCACCTGCACGAGATGAACGTCGACGCGTTCCTGAAGCAGGCCGAGGAGTACGAGGCCGGCGGCGATCTGCGCGACTCCGTGCTGAAGATTCTGAATGTGCTCCCCCGCTCGCACCCGTTCACCACGGTCCGCGCTGCCGAGCTGAAGAAGTGGGCCGCGACCCGCGACTACCAGCGGATCATGGACGGGCACTACCCGCGGCGCACGGAGGACAAGGACACCTCGGTGTCCGACTCCTTCCGCGAGTCCGCCTCGCACTATGCCGACACGGTCCGTACCAGCAAGGACCCCTTGATGAAGCTGGTCGGTGACATAGCCGGCGGCGCGGGTGACCTGAGCGGCAAACTGCGGGACAAGTTCACGGGCGCAGCCGGCAGCGGAAGCGGCGGGAGTTCCAGCAGCGGCGGGAGTTCCGACGGGGGCAGCGGCACGAACGGCAGCAACGGCCACGGGAACGGCAGCGGCCCTGCGAGTGACGACGACAGCGGTCAGGGCAAGGGCTGAGCGCCGGGCGCCAGCGCCCCGCACAGCGCCGCGGTGGCCCGACCCCTCGCGTACGGGTCAGTGCCCGCCGGGCCGTCCGCGCTCGCCCGCTGGCCGGCGAGCAGCGGGCGCAGGGCGCCCGAGGCGTCCGCCGAGCAGGACTGCGGGCCGGCCTGGACATAGCTCACCAGCAGTTCGGCCCGGTGCTGGCGCAGGTCGTCCCGGTCGAAGCGGAAGTGCAGCTCGCGGCGGACGGTGAACAGCGAGGCCTCACTCGCCTGCGGGCCGCTCACACCGACGGGCCGCAGCGCGTAGGCGAAGGT
The Streptomyces lunaelactis genome window above contains:
- a CDS encoding NADH-quinone oxidoreductase subunit NuoF family protein, producing the protein MTQGFDLVERLDLPMHLKVHGPLEPMSGERLAQLADDITLRGRGGAGFPFGQKLRAVAKSAIRRGVRPVVVINGSEGEPACRKDTVLLNRAPHLILDGALIAAEALGARTLVVAVTRNSTEISMRAALAERGLSDRRGQQLRARVVRTPERMVSGEASSVIRAVNGGPALPPGRRERASDTGVGGAPTLLSNAETFAQLAIGARIGAHRYSHTGLDTEPGTVMLTISGAVARPMVVEVPTGVPLRYVLQLAGAPPLPQGVLTGGYHGNWIDSIAVHEALVSRESLASVGGSLGAGAILPIGPETCPLGEALRVANWLAAETAGQCGPCKLGLPAAAGGLSDVMNGGGPAALEALREVTQAVKGRGACKHPDGSARFFASTLSAFTDDLAAHVLDGGCGRETVGVLPLPNPGYEEAEESIPSGEKLAVDWTLCQGHGLCADIVPELIRLGPDGYPAVADATVPMHLRGRSQRAVRRCPALALRIEQAPAERAPAPTSRPALPSSNRKALGSGRG
- a CDS encoding histidine phosphatase family protein; translation: MNGSDTSKRSRGRRVVLWRHGQTAWNLERRFQGSTDIALTEAGVAQARRAARLLASLKPDAIVASDLKRAAATAGELAGITGLDISYDAALRETYAGAWQGLTHEEIVGQYGEQYAAWKRGEPVRRGGGELETEVADRAAPVVLHHAEKLPDDGTLVVVSHGGTIRTTIGRLLGLEAHHWEGLGGLTNCCWSVLGEGARGWRLLEHNAGTLPEPVLGDDD
- the rsfS gene encoding ribosome silencing factor encodes the protein MTATDRSIELVNAAAQAAADRLAHDIIAYDVSDVLSITDAFLLASAPNDRQVKSIVDEIEERLNKELGAKPVRREGDRDARWILLDYIDIVVHVQHSEERVFYALERLWKDCPELPLPEDALKTRGKAEEHAQLTGDPEGELS
- a CDS encoding LCP family protein — translated: MNDQQNPYDPYYQQPQIIGYDEYGQPVYQQPQQYDPYAQQQPQYPQQSQSPEQGQSQGQGYGYDPYAQQQQPQSEQPQQYDPYGRQTQSQGYGNGGYGYDTGQQPAAVDTTQQWNIPQQQAPAEPQTQPRPQVRPQAQAPEPGVPEQRRPAPDRDYRTEQFTFIEEPDEDSEDVIDWLKFTESRSERREGARRRGRNRLVALVVVLALAVVGGVGYLWYAGKLPGLADTDKKNTTATGPQKRDVIVVHLHNTKKKGTSTALLVNNVTTKQGTTVLLPNSLSVANDDGTATTLAKSVEDDGSTGTREAVGSLLGAKITGTWRLDTPYLENLVELVGNIDLTTDTDVPGAKKGEAPLVKKGENQTLNGRAAVAYATYLGPGEAEAKQLQRFGQVMQGVLRKLPDDPKAATVTIETLAQILDPSLRESDLGATLAKLAAHAKGGDYKTAVLPVQQDGTLTEQTANSVVKDVLGGTVSAPEKDAAVRVGVRNASGNTGATEAARIDLVNGGYTVLDGGKTADTTSSSQVTYGSETQKAKAVEVAKTLGLPASAVKQGKAVTNADVSVVLGKDYKAE
- the nadD gene encoding nicotinate-nucleotide adenylyltransferase, translating into MGEQEVPTGSGSGKRRIGVMGGTFDPIHHGHLVAASEVAALFHLDEVVFVPTGQPWQKSQKAVSPAEDRYLMTVIATASNPQFSVSRIDIDRGGATYTIDTLRDLRSLNDDADLFFITGADALSQILGWRDAEELFALAHFIGVTRPGHDLTDDGLPEGGVSLVEVPALAISSTDCRARVASGDPVWYLVPDGVVRYIDKRQLYRGE
- a CDS encoding M48 family metallopeptidase; translation: MTESNHENVPSRQRKRFPGISSRAYEHPADRSALVALRKLSGFDTVFKALSGLLPERSLRLLFLSDSVRVSDAQFAHLNTMLRDACYILDLEKVPAMYVTQDPRPNAMCIGLDEPLIVLTTGLVELLDEEEMRAVVGHEVGHALSGHSVYRTVLLFLTSLALKIAWIPLGNVAIMAIVTALREWFRKSELSADRAGLLVGQDLQASMRGLMKIAGGNHLHEMNVDAFLKQAEEYEAGGDLRDSVLKILNVLPRSHPFTTVRAAELKKWAATRDYQRIMDGHYPRRTEDKDTSVSDSFRESASHYADTVRTSKDPLMKLVGDIAGGAGDLSGKLRDKFTGAAGSGSGGSSSSGGSSDGGSGTNGSNGHGNGSGPASDDDSGQGKG